Proteins from a genomic interval of Aspergillus flavus chromosome 7, complete sequence:
- a CDS encoding uncharacterized protein (expressed protein), with amino-acid sequence MANNPSSLAEACHENQKAPTTHLITLLDQVADQFPDHDAIISLHQTSLRWTFAQLQEKSIQLAARLASRGVGHGSRIVTLMYNQAEWALLFWASARLGCQFVPLDARVLDRDAGDILFLLDELVPAAIFVSNEAMANRINRITIDHDDRPLVQCVVSDNEETAISAGWMTLSNIMSEPLLNNPPLHQPGSPDDTILILFTSGTTALPKGCPHTTVSIGAQGLGFMYALELGPGSNLCQHLPNFHVFNIAFTLAFWLAGATVIFPNVSFDPQSTLQLIRSYQRVTAPCVPAMIHALWNCASPQHGSRPSFEVLLGGAPVTLDVVKRCRDLGATRVMTGYGMTEGIPFANTSLEKTSMDLTTRDVSVGKVFYGGRVRICAQGSRNPIHKEEIGEVHLGGLPVFGGYLGGNNNSCYREDGVNWVVTGDQGYMDSEGYLYILGRYKDIIIRGGENISPLKIEQCLGEVDGIRDVYVVGTPDAVAGEVPVAVMRKDPSGQMPMKKNLQAMVSNELGQSFAPARILDLQEDLGKDHYPTTTSGKIQKTVLREWVTEHLNQITVGNPISFDGLTTELTTLWSGLAGLAPIDIDQDVSIRTFADSMMQIQFCHLISQKLQLVITQIDLIKFNTIRKQAKLLNERKHVKNSHCRSTAHTLPAQLDMERAKKAAFSKLYGLGFRWDDVEEVVPIADCVKQTYYGCRPNSWNTRMSWIASSSISVADVEAALHTWLQRHPLLRSTPLTYDEELDLYLVMHPSENWMKLQVMDGGTVKDINSVETYKLNDPDFDHIDGKGPLFRATILSVENPSVVGLVMHLHHLIFDAHILLRWFEDLKDLLNHKDQLLDFHPYRDYIADYQGNRTGKAARRAVDFHVNRIRGVSSATDALWPRQIAPHWLKGDNQGWVHSDNTPGHPSERPLLDGDKSIGTKGITRAVHVPKISELQHKFAITPPIIAKCACALINVRMTGAKEAIFGLVESGRTWPAADDSHPNNKGIDILEVDGPTINQCLSRTTITPDERAIQLLSRMSKEQDDIVSNIYAPLDEICRKLDDSDSKSFLDILFRQSLNWRMGGYKEHASDPIKVIENISRSDFGLFWLPGMMEGDLFRLNVKYDDAQLRAADVYNVMTEFLCAVAWLCDPGNLDKPVSQCEFQGRDIMDLDREGPARYRM; translated from the exons ATGGCTAACAACCCCTCTTCGTTGGCCGAAGCCTGCCATGAAAACCAAAAGGCACCAACCACCCATTTAATTACACTTCTCGATCAAGTCGCCGACCAATTCCCAGATCATGATGCCATCATATCCCTCCATCAGACCAGCCTGCGCTGGACCTTTGCTCAACTGCAGGAGAAAAGCATCCAACTGGCCGCCCGTTTAGCGTCCAGAGGTGTTGGTCATGGAAGTCGGATCGTGACCCTTATGTATAACCAAGCCGAGTGGGCACTGCTTTTCTGGGCATCTGCCCGCCTTGGCTGTCAATTCGTGCCACTGGATGCCCGGGTGCTCGATCGCGACGCAGGGGATATTTTGTTTCTCCTCGACGAGCTGGTACCAGCAGCAATATTTGTATCAAACGAGGCCATGGCGAATCGTATTAACCGTATCACAATCGACCATGACGATCGCCCTTTGGTGCAGTGCGTTGTCAGCGACAATGAAGAGACTGCTATATCGGCCGGGTGGATGACGCTGTCCAACATCATGTCGGAACCTTTATTAAATAACCCTCCTTTGCATCAGCCCGGGAGCCCAGATGATACAATACTTATCCTGTTCACGAGTGGCACCACTGCACTTCCCAAAGGCTGTCCGCACACGACCGTCTCCATCGGTGCTCAAGGGCTGGGGTTTATGTACGCGTTGGAACTGGGACCTGGCTCTAATCTTTGCCAGCATTTACCCAATTTTCATGTCTTCAATATTGCGTTTACTCTTGCGTTCTGGCTGGCTGGTGCGACTGTCATCTTCCCAAACGTTTCTTTCGACCCCCAAAGTACCCTGCAGCTGATCAGATCCTATCAACGGGTCACCGCGCCCTGTGTCCCGGCCATGATACATGCTTTATGGAACTGTGCGTCGCCTCAGCACGGCTCCCGCCCTTCGTTTGAAGTTCTTCTAGGCGGTGCTCCAGTGACATTGGACGTAGTGAAGCGATGTAGGGATTTGGGGGCGACAAGGGTTATGACGGGATATGGCATGACGGAGGGTATACCTTTTGCCAATACCTCTCTCGAGAAAACGTCCATGGACCTGACTACAAGGGATGTGTCTGTTGGGAAGGTATTCTACGGTGGGCGAGTCCGGATCTGTGCTCAGGGAAGCCGCAACCCCATTCACAAAGAGGAGATAGGTGAGGTGCACCTCGGTGGTCTTCCAGTGTTCGGGGGCTATCTTGGGGGGAACAATAACTCATGTTATCGTGAGGATGGGGTGAACTGGGTCGTCACGGGAGATCAGGGGTATATGGATAGTGAGGGCTATCTTTATATACTCGGCAGGTATAAAGATATCATTATTCGCGGTGGCGAGAACATATCCCCACTGAAAATAGAACAGTGTTTGGGCGAGGTAGACGGGATAAGG GATGTGTATGTTGTCGGAACCCCAGATGCTGTTGCTGGTGAAGTGCCTGTGGCTGTGATGCGAAAAGATCCGTCAGGTCAAATGCCAATGAAAAAAAATCTTCAAGCAATGGTTTCGAATGAGCTTGGTCAATCATTTGCTCCAGCACGCATTCTTGATCTCCAAGAGGACCTTGGAAAGGATCACTATCCAACTACAACATCTGGCAAAATCCAGAAAACAGTGCTTCGAGAATGGGTGACTGAGCATCTCAATCAGATCACCGTCGGCAATCCAATCTCTTTCGACGGCCTTACAACCGAATTAACGACATTATGGTCTGGCTTAGCCGGTCTGGCACCCATAGATATCGATCAAGACGTTTCTATACGCACCTTCGCCGACAGTATGATGCAAATCCAGTTTTGCCACCTGATAAGCCAAAAGCTGCAACTGGTGATCACGCAGATTGATTTGATCAAGTTCAACACGATTCGAAAACAGGCAAAGCTGCTCAACGAAAGAAAGCATGTCAAGAACTCTCATTGTCGTAGTACAGCCCATACTCTTCCAGCGCAGCTCGACATGGAGCGGGCAAAAAAAGCGGCATTTTCCAAGTTGTATGGGCTTGGATTCAGATGGGATGACGTGGAAGAGGTCGTTCCGATTGCAGACTGTGTGAAACAGACATACTATGGATGCAGGCCAAACTCGTGGAACACCCGGATGTCATGGATTGCGAGCTCATCAATCAGCGTCGCAGACGTCGAGGCAGCTTTGCACACATGGCTTCAACGTCATCCACTGCTGCGGTCCACGCCTCTTACATACGATGAGGaactagatctatatttGGTCATGCATCCCAGTGAGAATTGGATGAAACTACAAGTTATGGATGGCGGGACGGTTAAAGACATAAACAGTGTCGAAACATATAAGCTTAATGACCCCGACTTTGACCACATCGATGGGAAGGGGCCATTGTTCAGGGCTACTATTCTAAGTGTGGAGAATCCATCAGTGGTCGGGTTGGTCATGCACCTGCACCATCTTATTTTCGATGCCCACATCCTGCTTCGATGGTTCGAAGACCTCAAAGATCTTCTGAACCACAAGGACCAGCTTCTCGATTTTCACCCATACCGTGATTATATCGCAGATTACCAAGGGAACCGAACTGGGAAAGCAGCCCGGAGAGCGGTGGACTTTCATGTTAATAGAATTCGAGGAGTATCGTCTGCTACCGATGCGTTATGGCCACGGCAGATTGCACCACACTGGCTCAAAGGTGATAACCAGGGCTGGGTCCACAGTGACAACACCCCAGGCCATCCCAGTGAGCGGCCCCTTCTGGATGGAGATAAAAGCATTGGAACCAAAGGTATCACCCGTGCTGTACATGTGCCCAAGATCTCAGAATTACAACACAAGTTCGCAATAACACCCCCGATAATTGCGAAATGTGCCTGCGCATTGATCAATGTACGCATGACCGGAGCTAAAGAGGCAATCTTTGGCCTCGTTGAATCGGGCAGAACCTGGCCAGCTGCGGATGACAGTCACCCCAACAATAAAGGTATCGATATTTTAGAAGTCGACGGGCCTACAATCAACCAATGTCTCAGCCGCACAACGATTACACCCGACGAAAGGGCAATCCAGCTTCTATCCAGGATGAGCAAGGAACAAGATGATATTGTCTCTAATATATATGCTCCTCTGGACGAAATATGCCGGAAGCTGGATGATTCCGACTCCAAATCCTTCCTCGACATCCTCTTCCGCCAAAGCCTCAACTGGAGGATGGGGGGATATAAAGAACACGCGTCCGATCCAATCAAGGTAATCGAAAACATTTCTCGATCTGATTTTGGTCTTTTCTGGCTACCGGGTATGATGGAGGGTGATCTGTTCCGGCTGAATGTGAAATACGACGATGCTCAGCTTAGAGCAGCGGATGTATACAATGTTATGACGGAGTTCCTGTGCGCTGTGGCCTGGCTTTGTGATCCTGGTAATTTGGATAAGCCTGTGTCGCAGTGCGAGTTCCAAGGTCGTGATATCATGGACCTTGATCGCGAAGGTCCGGCTCGCTATCGGATGTGA